ATAAAAACCATCGTGATGGCTTTTGGAAGATGAGCATATAAGAAGTCTATTAGTTAATACTTAGATATGTAATCAACCACAAtaacttataaaataattaagttcTTACAAacaaaataatgaataaaaatgaataatataaaacacatgaaaaaataagagaaagttaaatcaacatattaataaaaaataatagagttGTCGTAAAAAAAATGGAGGAATTCTAATAAAGAGACAAAAATTaacgtataatatatattaaaaataatttagaattttaattaaaaagtgaggataattttgtcaatataacaaaaatagaTTTTATCATAACTCCTCTCCCTcacctcccctccaaatccctccaattTGGAGGGAACAAATAATTATTCCAGGAACGAATTTGATTACCTCCAATCCCCtcataaaaaattgaaccaaacatacttaaaatgtgtttggattagcggTGAACAGGTTGATTATAGcataattgagtttggtagaattgattttaacagaattgagtttagcataattgatttttgtttagatacatttatgtaaaagtgagttgaacaataaatttcagtgtaaaaatcaccaaaatcaattttgcaggtagaagttacaaattctagcttcaactAGAATGAATTCTAGAAGCATAATCAATTTtacttttgataaaacaaacGTCTCAAAATCACCCAGAATCAATTTTACACCTCTAAAATTGATTTTGGATATTTCAAAAGCTAATCCAAAATTCCACAACCAAACATACCCTTAATCCCAAGTCAACGTTAAaacccaaaattttatttttatgaaaattaatgCATAAGCCAGATGCCAATTCGAAACCATCGTAGCACAACTTTTATTGAGCAAGTATCGTACACAAATTGTAGAAGCTCAGACTCAAAATTATTTGACAATTTAAAGTGATGGAAATTAGACAGAGAACAAGCAATTTTAAATAACCATGCAATGTCTTCAACCGCAATAATGAATAAAAACGGAGAAAAAGGCTCCCCCTAGCGAAAGACCTTTCCTTGCTTGAAAATTCATGATGGGGATTCCATTGATCAGAACAGAAAGTGAACTGGAAAAAACATGAGCTTGAATCCACTTAATTCATTTGCTTCCAAATTTCATGCGCTTAAGAACATAGAGAAGGTATTCCCATGACACTGAATCGAACAAGTCAACTTTGAAAACAAATGCTAGCCAGATTGGTGTAACGGTTCTCAAAAAACTTTATGAGACATCAAAATTTTCctgtaaaaaaaatcatatatatttCATCTCCATGTAGACGAGTAAAGTACCAACACTATCAAAGAATTCATAATACTAGAAGACTAAACAAAAAGTAAACCAACTAATCAGTGTTCTAATTCTATCCTATTATCTATTCTAGGGGATAACatgttcttctttctttccatGTTTCCGTGTTTAAGTTCAGCTAAAAACTCTTAGCTCATGGACTTTGCAAATAAGCTCTACGAATCTCCTCCGTTTCTGTTGTAATCGGACTTTGTAAATGCAATACGCGTAGCTGCTCCAAACGTGCTTTAATCGTTTGCTCAAATTGCATGTCCTGTGGATTCTGCGCGTATGCCACATAGTAAGCTGAAACAGATGCTTGTGGCCATGCAATCGCCAACCTACACTGCAAAAAGCAAATTCCAACAATGTTTTATGTTAATCATTATACAAGTAATGTACAAGATAGTTTCTATTCAATAATTGTAACTAAGTTCTTACAATGAAATAGCCAATGATGAAAGCATAAATGGATAGTTCCATGGCATAGTCCTTGTACACTACAAGACTCCAAATTCCACTCACAAGACAACAGATTGCACCAACTGCAACACCACTGAGGAAACAAAATGCACCGGTGATATCCAAATCTATCAGTTCCTGTAATCCAACTTTCATGAACATCTCCCAAGTATCAGAAGAAGCTTGCACAAACCCTTTGTTATAAACTCCAACGTGCACAAAACCCCATCTATTTGCACAACTCACAAGAAGCGTTGCGAGTCCCATCGCGCATGAATCGCATGAAAACATGCAGTCACCATCTTTACCTCCAAGTAGATGTTGCGATCGCGCGAAGCCTCGGAAGAGTACGATGACTGGAACAAGGATGGAGCCTAGAGAAACACTTCCTATTAAGTGTTTGATTGTGTCACAGAATGCATTTCCAATCTTCATGTCTCTATCTTCGGTAAAAAAGATATACTTGACCCGTGAAACTATGACTTGCATTGCATTCTTCATAACCTGCATTGTCCATCCAAGGCTCAGAATGATTACCAAGATGCAAATATCAGTTAGTTTGGTTTTGTTTTCGATAGCTCTCGCGCCTCCGATTCCATACACCAGAAAACAGCAGTAAAGAGTAGCGACGATGATCGATAAGAATGTCAAACACTTGGTTTTAGCAGGAGGATAAGCTATCGAATCTTGAAACATTTCTGTGGCGTATTTGAATCTGTTATTGTTCTTTACCCATAATCCATATATTGATTGAATTGCCGCAGATAACAAAGAAACTAATCCAGGTATCCAACTCCATGCAGTACTGATTAACATGAACATTATTCCCATTGCCAATGTTAATAGAGGACTCAACCAAAATGCTGCTACGAGTGCCTTTTTCGGGTAACATGCAATGATACATTGCCATGTGAAACCAAGAATTGCTGCACATAGTGTTGATGCTAGAAGTGGAGGGTACCATTTCTTAGGGTGGAAATGGTGTGTTGAAGAGTTTAACCTACGATCATATATGATGATGAAAATCACCAAGGCTGAAATCAAGACCAGTTGCAAGTAGAAAAGAATCTGGAATATCCATTTCACTGCTTGTCCTGTGACTGTTGTTGTGTTTGTAAAGGTTGAATTTGGTGCCTGCGCTTGAAACAATGGTGGCGCTATAATGGATCAGAAATggaaaaaatgaagaagaaaagattagAAAAAACAAGAACAAAGAAATAAAACCTGAATGTGAAGAGTTGGTTGATGAACTTGTGGCTGTGTGATATTCAAAGAGGCCATGTTTCTTGAATTTGAGAAGCTGATAACAGTTTCTTGGATTTTCTCTCACTTTTTTGCTTGAATGATGATTCAAACAATTGACTAAAACTTCGATTTTCTTCTCTCAATTCATATTTGTCTTGTGATGAAGTGTACAAACTCTTTAGAAATTTAtgaaacatttaattttttttacaataatgAGAGGCTAAaaccattattttttatttttgtttctataACGGGTAAGTCTATAATCAGtgaattttgatgattttttctttctttcttaatttGTGACTCTGGATATATGTAAatctcataaatatttttctattgaaGCATTTTTTAATCACTAAGGTTTGACTGATCACAGTTTTTTGAATGctagtttattttttattcaatgttttcttttacttttattgaagaaaaaaaggaatcgtacattgttttttaattttgtatatttgattgctgatttttattatttaagtgGCTTATGTGATATGTGCAATGACAATGAGAtccttcaaaattttaaatatctcAACTTTCTTTTAAGAGTTATATTATTATGTATTGTGGATGTAAATTTTTTACATTATTATATCATTCAAATCcattattttaaaagaaattaaaataaaagttaaaattcttaaataaattaatgattgataatataaaatatctttacactgcattttaattaaattcagCGCCGGTCCTAGGCCAGAGCAAGCAGGCCCATAGCCCAGGGTCTCAAAAAAGATGGGGCCTCAAAATTTGAGTTCATGAGCTTTGTAAATTAAAgacatttatattaaatattatgtaTTACATTCATGCATCAAAGCGAGCGTGTAGCCTAGTGGACGTGCTACTAATTTCGTGAACCATAATTAACCTCCCTTGTCTTCAGTTTGATTCCTACTTTAGTTATTTTGACAAATCACTCATTTTAATTAACCTTATAATTCTTTCTGGACTTTTCTCTttgaagcttaggacattcattcttgtagtgtccaggttctttgcattcatagcacactacTTTCTTTTTGCCAGATCTTCTGTGTTCAGAacattctcccttttcaggtttcttgaagttcttgaatcttctctgcttgctttttcaaagttgattcacccttctggatatgagagacaattcatcttcttcttctgactctgattcgtcagatccttcttcttctgcttgaaaagcgttagcacaatgtttatttttagattttaaagcaatagacttatcTTTCTTCTAAGGCTCATTTGCatcaagctcaatctcatgacttcttagtGCACCTTataagctcctcaagagatacttcattcaaattctttgcaatcttgaatgttgtaaccattagtccccatcttctgggtaaacttctGATTATCTTTTTAACATGATCAGCTTTTGTGTATCTCTTGtctagcactctcaatccagcagtcagagtctggaatctggagaatattgcttcaatgttttcttcatcttccatcttgaatgcttcatacttctggatgagagccagagcttttgtctccttgacttgtgcatttccttcatgagtcatcttcaaagattcaaagatgtcatgagcagtttctctgtttgtgatcttctcatactcagcatgtgagatagcatttaacagtatagttcttgatttgtgatgattcttgaactttttcttttgatcatcactcatagccTGTCTAGTAAGCTTGGCTCCTTGAGCagatactggatgtttgtaaccatctaaTACTAGATCCTATAaatcaccatcttgacataggaagtaactttcaagtctatctttccaatattcaaagttctcaccatcaaagactggtggtctattgaatCCATTAAAGCCAGAGTTACCATTGTTGCTTTGTTTAGTATTAGTTGGTGTTGGAGTAGGATTTGCCATAGTGTGtttttcttcctgaatcttttctctaacacggtCAAGTGTTtccacctagaaccggcgctctgatgccaattgaaggagtgaaaaacacttagaaaggggggattgaataagggttgtttctcaaaatgacaattaaaaaataatcacaaagttatttttatcctggttcgttgttaaccaaactacccCATTCCACCCCTTAccgagtgatttacctcaactgaggatttaatccactaatcagtcTTTagtacaatggttctccacttagacaacttctaagtcttctagagtatgctgatcacaacttgatcactctaggaattctctTACAGAAAATTAAACAATGTTACAAGAGTTTAaagtgcttcttaataagctataatcaccaagtgatttactctcaagattaagttctaacactcactaagatattacaatatttgtgaggttgaagatgaagatctttgttgtttgtgtaaATAACGTGTAGAATTAATTTGGCAGCGTAAGATTGCTTTGCGTAAATTCACTTGTTCTTCTGCATCCAGAGCTTCACTTATATAGGCCAAGGGAAAAGTGACCGTtgaggagcatttaatgctttacgtgaatagtacactgctgcatttaatgtttcactcttttgtcaactgcctcgagccttgtttcaactgctcttgctgactttgccttttgtagcttctaacgttccttttgtcagtcaaattTGACATTGTagcttttcatcttgtacttgcttctggactcatacTATTAGAgtaacatttgaatatcagagtcttcagtgTTGGTGCAAATGCAACTTCAGTCATCAAACTATAGAAGTgctttgtagcgtgataccattagaTCTTCAGATCTTTGCTTCtgattgccatcttctgatgccttccagatcatgttctgattttctgaagaccatcttctgatgtcttccagaccatgttttgatgaagtcatccagatcttctgggtcagagcttctgattgttgattttgtgcatactctcttagacttttcctgaaatggaaaacgtgaataattagggtaccacattgtcttatacaaaattcatatataatgttatcatcaaaactagaaatattgatcagaacatttcatgttctaacaaaaACTTTGGAGGTTACTCCAACTATGTCTTTAGGAACTGTGATGCCAAATTTTTCAGTTGTCTCAGCTGATTCATCGTCCTCTTCACATCACTTTGGACCAAAAATCTCCATTAAATTGCTGGAAAGGAACTATTTAGTGTGAATATCCATTTTTGAATCTATGTTTCCTCCGTGTGCTATTTTGCAAGCATGCATTTAAAGTATGGGATATCATTCACAAATACTCTAATTCTCACACGAAAGCTAGTGTTCGATAACTTCCCGTTGAATTGAAATCTATCAAGAAAGGTAATCATCCCATCACTGAATTTGTGTTACATGTTAAAGACATTACAAATGCGTTGCTAGTTGTTGGTGATTTGTATCTAAGCATGATCAAATCAACTCTATTCTCGATAGATTACTAGAATAGTATATATAAACCCTTTGTTGTGTAAATGTATGGAACCGCTAAACCACCAACACTATATGATATAAAAGCACTCCTCTATGTTCACCAAGCGCAACTTAACATGTTCAGACAAGAATTTGATGTGTCAACTATTAGTGCATATATAGCACACACAAATGGTCAAACAGTTGGTATGCGTGGAAATGCTGCACAGACTAGAGGTCAAGGGTGTTTGCCTCGAGGTCGTAGTTATGGTAGAGGATGATTCTCATATGGTACAATACCTACTTTATATCTGTGTGGAATATGGTCATTCTATGGTTGATTGCTGGCACAGGTTTGATGAAACCTTTACACTAACCTATTCAATCTTAGTTGGTCTTGCAGTTGTGTCTGCTGACAGATTTGAAGCATCCACATATGAATCTAAAGCAATTTCTATTATGGAATTCACTCATGCATACTCTCTCCCTAAGGAGCTCGAGAGACAAGCTTTATTTATGGATTCAGGTGCTTCCCACCATCTAACTTCTAATTCCACTTTCTTGCATTCCAAGCAATCTTATGTAGGGCATAGCAGAGCCAGTGTTGTTATAGGTGAGGCCTTAGCTATTTACGGTGTAGATTCCTCCTGTGTGTTTTCAGCTGCATATCCCTCTTCATTGCTTAAACTTAATGATATTTTACTCGTTCCTTGCATTACTAGAAACTTATTATCATTATCCAAATTATCTAAAGATAACCATGTTGCTTTTGAGCTTATGACTAACAAGTGCTATATTAAAACTTAGGATTCTAGAGTAAATCTTATTGAAGGCTGACTTGACTCGAGTGGATTGTATTTCTTTCCACAACTACTATTGAAACCTTTAAGAATCTCTTTATCTCAACATCTTACAAATGCCAAATCTATATCTTGTGTTGTTGTTTAATGTACCTAAACTAAATACTTCTTTCTTATGGCATTATAGATTAGGACATACGCATTTATATGCAGTAAAACTTGATCTTAAACATTGTAAAATTCACATGTCAAATAAAGAGcctattttttgtcaaaaaaataaaataaagagccTATTCTGTGTAAGTCATATTGTTTAGTTAAATCACATAGGTTTCATGTTCCCCATTCTTCAAACATATATGTTGCACCTTTTGATATTGTGTGTACAGACTTATGGTGACCTGCTCCAAATCCTTCAAGATCATGTTTTCTATACTATATAGCATTTGTTGATGCTCACACCAAGTTTACTTGGATCTATTAATTACTTAAATCACAAGTCATGAGAAATGTATGCCTTCAAATTGTTTCTGAAGTTTGTTTAAGTTCAGTTTCATACAACTATTAAAGCAGTTCAATCTAACTAACAAGAGAACTCAGACCCTTTACCAAGCTTCTGTCAGAACGAGACATCTCTCATATAGTCACTTATCCACACACTTCACATTAAAATGGTACCGTAGAAAGAAAACATAGGCTTATAATAGAGATGGGCATGACCTTATTAGCTCACACACCTATTCCTCTACACTTCTGAAGATAAGCTTATAATGGAATACCTTCTGTAGGCTACCTAAATTCCACTCTCCTTATGACGCCTTATATCACAAGTTACCTAGTTATGTGTCACTCAAAGTCTTTGGTTGTGCTTCCTTCCCATTTACTCGACCCTATAACAGACATAAATAAGATTTTAAGAGTCAAGAATGTATCTAATTAGGTGCCGCATCTCAAAATATAGGTTAGAATACCTTAATAAGTTTGGCAAGATATTCATTTATAAGGATGATGTGCTCCATGAAAACACATTTCCATTCTCAGACATATTCCTACATATGATCCACATATATTGGACACGAATTTAGATTTAACATTCACATACACTGTCGAATCTTAATGTTTTGTATTAGTTAACCAACTGAAAAATCGTTTGTTAGCCAATACGACTGACTTCACGTTGTATTTTAAACATAAAACAATAGACGTATAGCGATAAATGATAATATTAATTGACGACTAAAAATATACATGATTGATCAAGAAAATGCATGAAGATAAGATAATAAAATCCTATCCACGACATTCTCAATTTTATCTGTTAAACTCTATTTTTAGctgatgttattttttatttggttacaaaacaaatcaatcatttcaaacatttttacttagaattatataaattatttaacgATATTCATGTTAATTCCTGGAGACGATACAAAAACATACTTATTTTTGTTACTTCAACATCAAgtgaaataaatttaataaaatgtgagaaataaatataatataatgtaatattatattatattatattaagagtatataaaaattatataaaatattaaaattatattatttattatattattgaatTATTAAAAGCTTTGATCATTATTGAAATTTAATGAAAGGTAGGCAAttcttattatattatattataattagtaATAAATTTGAAAGGGAGTctaaatatatgaattaaaacattcaatatttatatagttttaattgattatttctattcaatatttttttaataaaaataaaataaaataaatacctgGTAACTTTATCATCTCAATTTAAAAAAAgttcataaataatataaataaaatgataaataatattttttaactttataaataataaataaaaatagaatctgttttttttctatttttaaaccaAACACTTGAAAAGTAATAAAGAAGTACTAAATTTTTTTTGTCGTCATTATACTCCTAACTTGTCAACTATTTTATATATACATtactaacaaaaaataataaatgtctaAAAATATTAAAGCTAATGTACTAGTATTAGTTTTATATTGTCATCAAATAAAGAGGtactacttttattttttattataaattattttagacTTTTTACacctattaagaaaaataataattattgtatgaaaataaaaaactgtgaagatttttataaaattgtctTTTATTAATGACATGTAGAATATAAATTTACATAAGTGAtgagagaaaataataaatatttaaatacataatagaaaaaatataattaattctgtATTGAAATTGTAAAgtgaattatatttaaataattttttttctaaagtgacttataataaaaaacggagggagtatcattTAGTCATGCCacacaattaatttaaaaatattagtgTGACTTAGTAGAATACatagtggtgattggttgacagtataaatttatgaattaaatatattttttgtccttataaatatctcaaatttagtccctaataaaaaatgacatattttggtcccAACAAATGCATCCAAttttagtttgttattttctaaagttttctaaattatttaattgttctttaattttaaaaattttcaataatttttttcataaatgtgtagaatattgtaaaatatttatttatcaaattttttaaattgagaaaaattaaatataatttttaaaattctaaaaataaataataaaggaaataaaattaccaacttagaaattaaattttgagttttatttttcaaggaattttttataacgttctaaacatgtctgcaaaataatcattcaaaaatacacattgattTAACAACAATGATTAAAATTACGTGCATAATTATTTTATAGAGGCCAAAACATGCcactttttttatatatagaccacaaacaaaatttgataatttataaaaacaaaa
The Vicia villosa cultivar HV-30 ecotype Madison, WI linkage group LG6, Vvil1.0, whole genome shotgun sequence genome window above contains:
- the LOC131614636 gene encoding protein PNS1-like is translated as MASLNITQPQVHQPTLHIQAPNSTFTNTTTVTGQAVKWIFQILFYLQLVLISALVIFIIIYDRRLNSSTHHFHPKKWYPPLLASTLCAAILGFTWQCIIACYPKKALVAAFWLSPLLTLAMGIMFMLISTAWSWIPGLVSLLSAAIQSIYGLWVKNNNRFKYATEMFQDSIAYPPAKTKCLTFLSIIVATLYCCFLVYGIGGARAIENKTKLTDICILVIILSLGWTMQVMKNAMQVIVSRVKYIFFTEDRDMKIGNAFCDTIKHLIGSVSLGSILVPVIVLFRGFARSQHLLGGKDGDCMFSCDSCAMGLATLLVSCANRWGFVHVGVYNKGFVQASSDTWEMFMKVGLQELIDLDITGAFCFLSGVAVGAICCLVSGIWSLVVYKDYAMELSIYAFIIGYFICRLAIAWPQASVSAYYVAYAQNPQDMQFEQTIKARLEQLRVLHLQSPITTETEEIRRAYLQSP